Below is a genomic region from Echinicola rosea.
CTGAAATTGTTGTCGCCGGAGCTTACCCATATTTCGTACTTATCTGCTCCTTCTTGGGCTGGCCAAGTGAGTTCCACATGGCGAGGGTATCCGGTCGCTTGGATGGGGCTTTTTGTGGCGGTTTCGTTCGAGGTGCAACCCCAAAAGGCAATAACTGCCAGCAGGAGGAACACTTGTTTTCTAGGGAGGTTATTCATGGTCTTTACGGTTATTTATGTTTTGAAAATAGCCAATGCAATAAGTCGGGTTCGTCAAAGGTCGGATCCCAGGCATTGTGATTGGCTTCGGGATAAAGGCTGTATTTCACGTCAGCCCCTTCTTCTTTGAGTTTCTTGTACACCCGCTGCGAAAGGATAGGGGGGACGATGTCATCCTTGCCTCCATGGGTGATCCATAAGGAGGTGTGAGGTGCGTATTTTTTGGCTAGCGAGAGGTTGCCCCCGCCACAAATGGCGATGGCCGCGGCATATTTCTTCGGCCATCTGCCCAGTGTCTCGAATGTGCCAAATCCACCCATGGACAGCCCCATGATGTAAAGGCGCTTTTTGTCGATCCGGTTTTCTTTGATCAGCTTTTTGGTCAGGTCGTTGACCAGATCCAGTTGCTCGGATGGTTGCTCCACAGATTGGCTGAAGTCAGGGTCACCTTTACCGAAGAGCTCCTTACGGACACTGATGTCAATCCAGTATTTGTCCATCGGACATTGTGGAAACACCACGATTGCAGGGAAGTGCTCTCGGTTTTCTGGGGATAAGAACAGGTCGGCACCATGGGTAAGCTGCTTTTCATTGTCATTTCCCCGTTCACCTGCGCCATGGAGAAAAAGCACCATGGGATACTTTTTACCGTTGTCGTAGTGTTCAGGATACAGTATTCGGTAAAGGAGCGAGTCACCTTTATGATTGACAAAGACCCGTTTTTCAAATAACGACTTGTCCTGTGCCGATAATCCGCTGGAACTGCAGCATATCAGGATGGCAACCAGAACAGGAAAATAGGTTTTCAATGTATTCATTTTATTAATAGTTTTTTAACCACAGAATGCGCAAAGAGTACGGAGATTTAATTGGAAATGAATTGTCCTTGATCTGCTTTCGTTTTTTCGTTATCGGAAGGAAGAATGATGTGGCCACCCCTGCTATCGAAGACGAGATGGCTTCACTCCGTTACTCTCCGTTCACAAGGACGGCTAAACAATTTTCCAATCTCTCAATGCTACCATTTTACCATTTAGCAATTTAATCAATAGGTTCGTTGGAACCGATGGTCGAGCTTGGGATGGCGGATAGGTTTTAACGGGATTTGGGTTCCGTCGGTGTTTTCCAGCCAGTCCCAGACTTCGTTCCTAAGTCGCTTACTCAAGTCCTTGTATTCGGGGTCCCTGATCAGGTTGTTCATCTCATAAGGGTCTTTTTGGATGTCGTAGAGTTCATTGATATCCCAGACGCCTTGGTTAAAGATGTACTTGTACTGATCTGTCCTTACGGCAAATACCGTGGGAGTAGAAGGATAGGCCATTTCCCAATAGTATTCATAAAACACTTTCTCGCGCCAGTCCACCTTCTTCTGCTCCAAAAGTGGCACGAAGGATTCTCCTTGCATCTGCTCAGGAGTGCTGCTCATTCCGGCCACTTCCAGTAAAGTGGGAGCGATGTCAATGTTCATCACCATTTGGTCAATGGTGATT
It encodes:
- a CDS encoding carboxylesterase family protein codes for the protein MNTLKTYFPVLVAILICCSSSGLSAQDKSLFEKRVFVNHKGDSLLYRILYPEHYDNGKKYPMVLFLHGAGERGNDNEKQLTHGADLFLSPENREHFPAIVVFPQCPMDKYWIDISVRKELFGKGDPDFSQSVEQPSEQLDLVNDLTKKLIKENRIDKKRLYIMGLSMGGFGTFETLGRWPKKYAAAIAICGGGNLSLAKKYAPHTSLWITHGGKDDIVPPILSQRVYKKLKEEGADVKYSLYPEANHNAWDPTFDEPDLLHWLFSKHK